From one bacterium genomic stretch:
- a CDS encoding mechanosensitive ion channel family protein — protein MLEEFLQREFYHNRISEYLLCLAILVGGILVVWVVEAVAMRRLKAWVEKTPTSFDDFLVARIRRTGVPLVYLGIAQAALRVLTLTPRVERIIDIAGIVLLTFLAIVFAVSLVRYGFEEYMRKQGADVTRDRALKGVVSLTKALVWIIGALFLLDNLGFRISTVIAGLGIGGIAIALAAQAILGDLFGYFVILFDRPFEIGDFVIVGDHMGVIERFGIKTTRIASLGGEQIVVSNKDLTDSRVRNYKRMAKRRVAFRLGVTYQTPASLLREIPGIVTEIFREIEGTALDRVHFFSYGDFSLIYEIVYYVDGNDYTRYMDLQQKANLRIYEEFEKRRIEFAYPTQTLYLNKA, from the coding sequence ATGCTCGAGGAGTTCCTGCAACGCGAGTTCTACCACAACCGGATCTCGGAGTACCTCCTCTGCCTGGCGATCCTCGTCGGAGGGATCCTCGTGGTGTGGGTCGTCGAAGCCGTGGCGATGCGGCGCCTGAAGGCGTGGGTGGAAAAGACCCCGACCTCCTTCGACGATTTTCTCGTCGCCCGGATCCGCCGGACGGGGGTCCCGCTGGTCTACCTCGGAATCGCGCAGGCCGCCCTGCGGGTCCTGACGCTCACGCCCCGGGTCGAGCGGATCATCGACATCGCCGGGATCGTCCTCCTGACGTTCCTCGCCATCGTCTTCGCCGTGTCCCTCGTGCGGTACGGCTTCGAGGAGTACATGCGGAAGCAGGGGGCGGACGTCACCAGGGACCGCGCCCTGAAGGGGGTCGTCAGCCTGACAAAGGCCCTGGTCTGGATCATCGGCGCCCTCTTCCTGCTCGACAACCTCGGGTTCCGGATCTCCACCGTCATCGCGGGGCTCGGCATCGGCGGGATCGCCATCGCCCTCGCGGCGCAGGCCATCCTCGGCGACCTGTTCGGCTACTTCGTCATCCTGTTCGACCGCCCCTTCGAGATCGGCGACTTCGTCATCGTCGGCGACCACATGGGAGTCATCGAACGGTTCGGGATCAAGACCACGCGGATCGCCAGCCTCGGCGGCGAGCAGATTGTCGTGTCCAACAAGGACCTCACCGACTCGAGGGTGCGCAACTACAAGCGGATGGCGAAGCGGCGGGTCGCGTTCCGGCTCGGCGTGACGTACCAGACCCCGGCTTCACTTCTCCGCGAGATCCCGGGAATCGTCACGGAGATCTTCCGGGAGATCGAGGGGACGGCCCTGGACCGGGTCCATTTCTTCTCCTACGGGGACTTCAGCCTGATCTACGAGATCGTCTACTACGTCGACGGGAACGACTACACGAGATACATGGATCTCCAGCAGAAGGCCAACCTGCGGATCTACGAGGAGTTCGAGAAGCGAAGGATCGAGTTCGCCTACCCGACCCAGACCCTGTACCTGAACAAGGCGTGA